ACGTTTTTCCCCCGCCCCGGTACCAGATCTTGCTGTGCGGGTGACTGAAAAAATGCGCAAGAATATGCAACTCAGCGCAAAACGTTGAAAGCCAGCGGTCTGCCGTTACCACAGAATGTCCTCAGTCATTACTGTCTGAGTGAGAGAATTCTATGAACGCACTGCTTTATATTTTGGTGATCCTGATCTGGGGTACCACCTGGTTTGCGATTTATCTGCAACAGGGCGACGTGCCGGTCACGGTGTCGGTTTTCTACCGTTTCCTGCTGGCTGCGGTGATCATGCTGGTGGCATTGCTGGCGACACGCAGGTTGCGTCGTCTGGCGCTGAAAGATCACCTTTTCTGCCTGGTTCAGGGTTGCTGCGTTTTTTGCTTCAATTTTTACTGCTTCTATCACGCCGCAGCCTACATCACCAGCGGGCTGGAATCGGTGATTTTCTCGATGGCCGTGCTGTTCAACGCGTTCAACGGCATGCTGTTTTTCCGTCAGAAACTGGCTCCGGCAGTGATCCCGGCGTCGGTTCTCGGGCTGGCAGGTATTATCACGCTTTTCTGGCATGACCTCAGCGCCGCGCATATCGCACCGGAATTGCTCAAAGGCATCGGCCTCAGCCTGCTCGGCACTTACGGTTTCTCACTCGGCAACATGATCAGCTCACGCCATCAGCGTCACGGGCTGGATGTGCTTTCCACCAATACCTACGCGATGTTTTACGGTACAGCCGTCATGGGCGCGCTGAGCCTGATGCAGGGCGCTTCCTTCGCCATCGACCTGACGCCGCAATATCTCGGCTCGCTGGTCTATCTTTCCGTGTTTGGTTCGGTACTGGCTTTCGGCATTTACTTCACGCTGGTCGGCCGCATCGGTGCCAGTCAGGCGGCCTACAGTACGCTGCTGTTCCCGCTGGTCGCACTGACGGTTTCCACATTTTATGAAAATTATCAATGGCATGCCAATGCGGTTATCGGGCTGGCGCTGATCCTGCTCGGTAATCTGGTGATGTTCTGCCGTCCGGCCTGGCTGGAGATGTTCAGGCGCAAAGCCGCTGCGGCGTAGGACGGCTTACCGGCGGGTACAAAAAAACACTCGACAACTCTCCTCCTCGTGTTGCATACCTGAAAGGCCGCATCCTAAGAGATGCGCGCCCTACAGAAAATAATGAGGAGAATAAAATGCCTTTTGTACGTATTGATATGGTCGAAGGAAAACCCGAAACCTACCGCAAAACCGTCGGCGATGTGATCTATGACGCGCTGCGCTCAGCTCTTAATGCGCCGGAAAACGACAAGTTTATTGTCATCTCCGAACACTCTCCGGCAGAAATGATGATTTCCCCTGATTATCTGAATATCCAGCGCAGCCCGAACTGCATTGTGATTCAGGTAACGCTCAACACCGGCCGTACACTGGAAATGAAAAAGGCGTTCTATCACGCCGTCGCTTACGGGCTGCATGAAAAAGTCGGGTTACGTCTGGAAGATGTGTTCATCAGCCTGGTGGAAGTGCCGAAAGAAAACTGGTCCTTCGGCAACGGAGAAGCGCAATACGCGTGAGAAAAGGTCTGAAGGTAAACTTCAGGCCAACAAGTTCTCACCACCAATCAGCGGAATGATTCGGGCAAGCACGTCGTTAAAGACGCCACTTTCCGCAACAGCGATAAACTTTGCCTGACGGTGCCGCCAGTCCATTGTATGGATCAACGTGGTGGCAACCACACAAGGTGCGCTCAGATTGTTGACCGGCACTTCGGTCGGCGCGCCCCGGATGCTGCTGCTCACCGGCATACAAATCACCAGCCCGGTAACCTGATTATACGTTTCATGAGACAGGATCAGCGCCGGTCGATATTTGCCTATTTCCTTTCCTTTGGTGGGCTCAAAATCCAGCCAGCAAATATCCCCGCGCTTTGGTAAATACATTAATAATCAAGCTCCCTGTCAGTCGGTTCTGCCAATTCATCAGCGTGAGCATTATACGCGCTCAGCCCCGATAACAAGCTGGCCTCAGTGACCTTCTGCTTATCGGCTTTACGAATTTGCAGCCCGTCTTCAGAAATCTCGATATCAACGACATCACCTTCCTCGAATTGTGGAATTGACTTCAAATTTCCGGACAGCCGTAACGCGATGCTGTTACCCCATTTCTGTAATGTGGCCTGAGTACGCATGTTCATTTCTCCACCGTTGTATCTACAAAGAGTATACAACCAAAAACCCGTAACAGTATTCCTGATACGGGTTTTTGCGAGCTGCATTCCGGCTTTTTATTTTCCTGCGTTAAACGGAAGGATTAAATAATCCCGCCATTCGCCTTCAGCGTCTGGCCGTTGACCCACGCACCGTCGGGACCGGCGAGGAAGGCGACGACGGAGGCGATATCTTCCGGCTGACCGAGGCGCTCGAGCGGCGAGGTTTTGGCGATGGTTTCCACCAGTTGATCCGATTTACCGTTGAGGAATAAATCCGTTGCTGTCGGGCCGGGCGCGACGGTATTGACGGTTATCTGACGGCCGCGCATTTCCTTGGTGAGCACGCGGCTCAGCGCCTCGACAGCCGCTTTGGTCGCGGCATACACGCCATAAGTCGGCTGATATAACCCGACCACGGTTGATGAGAAATTGATGATACGTCCGCCGTCGTGCAGATGTTTCGCCGCTTCACGCAGCGTGTTGAAAGTGCCTTTCAGGTTGATATCGATAAGGCGGTCGAATGCTGCATCGTCGGTTTCGGCAATGGCGGAAAGCGTCATAATACCCGCATTATTCACCAGCACATCCACGCCGCCAAACGCCTGTTCCGCGCTGGCAAACATCCGGCCGACCGCCGCCGCGTCGCTGACATCCGCCTGCGCGCTGATAGCTTTTCCGCCTGCCTGTTCAATTTTTCTGACCACCGCGTCGGCTTCTGCCGCACCGCGTGAGTAGTTCACAATCACGGTAAAACCGTCGTGCGCCAGACGCTCTGCGATGGCGGCGCCAATACCCCGTGATGCGCCGGTGACCAGCGCGACGTTCTGTTTGGATGAAGTCATGATGCGTTTCCTTTTTTCAGTGATTCGGATCTGTTGTCAGTGAGGAAAGCGTAGCCGATTGACGCTGCCGGATAATTACCTGATATTCGTTATCACTATCCGGAAAAGGCGAACAATTATCATGGATAAACTCGACAGCATGCAGTTATTCACCCGCGTGGTGGAGCTGCGCAGTTTTACGCAGGCTGCACAAGCGCTGAATCTGAAACGTTCCACGGTGACCGATGCCATTAAACAACTGGAGTCGCGGCTGAACATCCGGCTTCTGCAGCGTACCACCCGACACGTCAGCGCGACGCTGGATGGCGAAGCCTATTACCAGCGCTGTCTGCGTATTCTGGCAGATGTGGAAGATGCTGAAATGGCGTTTGCCGGTGCGCAGCCGAAGGGGTTATTGCGGGTGGATGTACACGGTTCGATGGCGCGGCATTTTCTGCTGCCCGGCCTGGCGGATTTTCTGGCGCAGTATCCCGACATTGAGTTTTACATGAGCGAAGGCGACCGGCTGGTGGATCTGGTGCGGGAAGGCATTGATTGCGTGATCCGCGCCGGTGAACTGAAAGACAGCGATATGGTGGCGCGCCCGCTCGGTACGCTGCCGGAAATTACCTGCGCCAGCCCGGACTATCTGCAACGTTTCGGCATACCGGAAACGCCAGACGATCTCGCCGGTCACCGGATGATTGGTTTTCGTTCCAGCGCAACCGGCGGGCTGTTGCCGCTGATTTTTCAGGTGCAGGGCAAAAACCGTGAAATCCTGCTGCCAACCAGTTTGTCGGTCAGCGGCGCGGAAAGCATGAAAGAAGCGGCACGGCGCGGGATGGGGATTATTCAGGTGCCGCATTACGGCCTGCTGGAGGATCTGGCGCAGGGAAGTCTGGTACAAATCCTGGCGGATTTCCCGGCCGGTTCACTGCCGGTTTCCCTGCTTTACCCGCGTAACCGCCAGCTTTCACCGCGCGTACGGGTGTTTATCGACTGGATGGTGAAAGAGTTTGCGCGGCGCGATCCGCATCTGACATGATAGTTTTTCTGCTCTGAAAGCATGACGTCACAACGTTAACGACTGGAGATGCCGATGACCACACCTGCTGTATTGCTGCATATCGGCAGCGAAGAAACGCAAGTTATCGTCCGTAATGATGATGACGACGATAAAAGTTTGCTCCTGACACTGGGCTCACAACTCACCTCTGTCGGCTATTTTCGTCATTCACCGCCGACGCCGGATGAAATGGAAACTGCCATTATGGTGGTCGAGGACGAAGTGATACGCATCCGGCACGACATTCCGCCGGGCGCTAAACTGTTCAGCACGGACAACGATATCCGTGCGCTGGCCCGCATTGCCGGTGAGGCGGAAAATGAAGTGATGACATTGTCGCTCGACGCGGTGGAACGCACTTTCGACCGGCTGGCGCTGGTCATTAATGGCCGCCCGGCGCATTTCGAAGGTATCCCCGACGGCAATGATTTCGCCGCCACGCTGCTGATTTTGCGCGAATTTATGCATCATCTGCAATTTGATGAAATTGTGGTGAAAGGCATGAAATTTGAGATGTAATGATTAACAGCCCCGTCAGGGGCTGTTTTGGTTTTATCTACACTAATGAAGGACTGTTTTTCAACTGCGCAGCATCCGATTCCATCAGTACCATCCCGCTGAGATCCGGCAGGGTCTGATGATTCAGATAATCCCGGAACGACATGCGCGGGGCGTTATTTTCCCAGGCCGATTGCAGCGTGCCCAGCAGGTCAGTGGTTTTCGACGTGATTTCCGGCGTGGTGATGTCGGATTCCAGTGCGCCTTTCACATATTTCTGAATATGTGTTGAGTTGCTGGCGGACTGAGCCACTGTGGCACTCATCAGCGCACCTTTGTGATATTGCACGGACGTCGTGCTTTCTGCCTTGTCATCAATCTGATAGTAAAGGTAATTCTGCGAGTTGCGGTCGCTGGTCAGATTCAGTTTCAGCCCCGGTGTCAGCGATGCATGATAACTGGCGGCCAGATGTGACTGTTGCTTCTGCGTGATATTGCGGTCCTGCGTACCCGTGCCGGTGATCGTGCTGGTTTGAGAAACCTGATAAGAGAACGTATCGGTTTCATCCGGGCGCATCGGATTGGTGGAATCGACCGGTGTCTGCGAGACTGACGCCGTGAAATCCGCCAGCCCGGTCATCATGTTTTTATCGGTTTTGGTCAGCGAGAAATAAACCGGCTCAGCACCCCCGCTTTTATAAGTCGTCGCGGTTTCGCCATAATTGCTGTTCAGCGCCGTAAAGGCATCTTTGAACATGTTCATCAGCGATTCGTCACCATTGCCACGATTACCCGCGCTGCTGATTTGTTTCAGATAACTGTTCAGCGCCTGCTTCTGCTGGCTTTCTGTGCCCAGCAGTGCGCGCTTACTCATGTCGACGCTGATATCCACCGTGCCAGCAACACCGGTCGATTTCACTGAGCGGGTATTCGCATCAGCATGAAAATCCAGCGTCTGGGTATTGGTGGTGCCCAGCGTGGCGTGTAAGTCCACCGACGACAGCACCGAGGTATCAAACTTCGTCAGGCCACTCAGATCGAGCTTCGGCGGTTGCGCCGTCAGGCCATCAATCGCTTTCTGAAAACCTTCCGCAAGACCGGCCAGCGCTTTGCGATCGGCATCGCTGAGCGTGCCTTTGCTGACATTCACCTGCACGCCGAGTCCGTCATCATCACTGCCCAGCGTGATATCCACCAGTGCGCCGCTGGCAGTTTTAATGCTCAGGCTTATCTGGTTATCAGCTTTGGTATGAAGTTGGGTTTGGGCGGCAACGTTGGCCGCCGAACGGGTCGACTGAGCGGAAGTCTGCTTCATCACCGATTGCGAATAACTGCTGCTGTCGGTAGTGAAACGCTCAAGCAGCGCCGCACCGAGTCCGGTAAAACGCGCCGCATTGCCGGAATGGCTGAAGTTCGATGCAAGCTTTGAAGACATCAGATCACTGGAAGAACGTTCCCAGACCAGTGCCGGTTTGGTGATGTTGTAGACCGGCGAAGCGGTGTCCGCCTGGCCGATCATTACCGTGGTGGATTGCGCCGTCGAAGCCTGCTGCTGGCTGGCTGCAGTAGTGACTGCCGTCAGTGATTTTGTTGACGTAACCAGCGTGTTGAGCGCCTGATTACCTGTCGCAGAGATAACTGTCATCCCGATGAGTCCCTATGTTTTTGCGCCATAGCGCCAGTGGATACCTTGATCCTTCTGATGCTATTTTCGGCAAAAACACAGGAAGCTTTAAGGATATGTAAAAGTTGTTTCTTACGCCCCCGACGTTATTCCAGCGGACCGCCCAGAATGGTTTCGCACATGCCGGAAAGAATGCGTTCGCCGGTTTCGCTTTTCAGATCCTCATACCATTGTTCGGTCACGGCCATTTCTTTGCCGTGGGTGACATCGCAGCGTTTACGCGCCTTCAGCACCAGATCCTTCACGCGATATGCCCGTTTTTCCTGATAACGCAGCAATGCATCTTCAATGCCTAATGAATTGGTTTGCAGCATATTTGCCAGCACCACTGCATCTTCCATCGCCGCGCAACCGCCCTGCCCGATATCCGGCGTGGTGCTGTGGCCGGAATCACCGAGCAGCGCAATCCGTCCTCTGACCAGTTGCATAAAGGGTTCGATGTCGTGGATTTCAACGCGGTTGGTGGTTTCAGGATTGATCTGGCTGATCAGCTTCTGCACCGGTTCCGCCCAGCCCGCAAAGTAACCCTGTAAATCCTCGCGTACCGTAGTGCGATCCTCCGGCAAGCCTTTTGGCAGCGGCACATCAAAGAAAAAGTAGAAACGGTTGCCACTCACCGGCATCAGGGACACGCGTTTACCCTCGCCGACAAACGTCGTCCACTGGTCGGCAGGCGCGATGCTTTCATCGATTTCCACCAGGCCGTTCCAGTTAACATAACCGGCATAGCGGCGCTCCGTTGCATAACCCAGAACGTGCTGGCGGATAATGGAATGGGTGCCGTCAGCGGCAATCAGCAGATCGCCGGTCGCGGAAGTGCCGTCGTCAAACCAGGCGGTGACGCTGCCGGCAGATTCTTCAACGTGCGTCACGCGCTTGCCAAACTGCACCTGGTCGCGGCCATAAGTCTCCAGCAGCATCGACTGAAGTTCCGCGCGTGCCACCGGATATGGCTGCTCGCCGACGCTTTGGATCAGCGGATCCATACTGAAACGCGTCATGGTCTGACCCTGCTGATATTCTTTGTAGGCCATAAAACGCATGTTGCCGCCGAGTTCGCGCAGCGCCTCTTTCATGCCGAGATAATTCAGACACTTTACGCCGTTAGGCCAGATGGAAATCGCCGCACCGACCGGTTTGATCTCTTTCACTGCCTCGTATACCGCCGTTTCGATACCAAAACGCTTCAGCGCAATCGCCGCACACGCACCGCCAATACCGCCACCAATCACGATCGCTTTCATATTTTTCTCCCCTGAGTCTCTTTAGGGAAAAGCAATTTCTGTACCAGAAAGACGATTTGCCGCCAAAGCCTTGTATACAATCTTAAGTGAAATCAGTAACTGCCGAAGCGCAGGTGAAATGCGCTAAAACGAGGCGTCGTTTTGGAGCAAGAGTGGCGTAATAGCCGCGAAGTGAATCACTCTGGTGCGAAAGGATGGGGCGGAGAGAAAGCCGGAGGAAGATTTACATCAGACAAATATTCGCAAATCACTCCCCCAGCAGAGGGAGTGATAATTTGGATCCACAAATGCCGCAGTGCGTTACTTGCACCAACCCCAGTGCAGGTTACGAGGTAGCGTTCCCCACGTTTCTATGCAGGTATTTTCCTGTTTGGTCAGTGACTGGGAATATAAAGCCCGTCCCGTTCCTGTTACGCCTTTAATTTTTACGTTCGTCGCTTCAGCAGGA
This window of the Rahnella aceris genome carries:
- a CDS encoding DMT family transporter; its protein translation is MNALLYILVILIWGTTWFAIYLQQGDVPVTVSVFYRFLLAAVIMLVALLATRRLRRLALKDHLFCLVQGCCVFCFNFYCFYHAAAYITSGLESVIFSMAVLFNAFNGMLFFRQKLAPAVIPASVLGLAGIITLFWHDLSAAHIAPELLKGIGLSLLGTYGFSLGNMISSRHQRHGLDVLSTNTYAMFYGTAVMGALSLMQGASFAIDLTPQYLGSLVYLSVFGSVLAFGIYFTLVGRIGASQAAYSTLLFPLVALTVSTFYENYQWHANAVIGLALILLGNLVMFCRPAWLEMFRRKAAAA
- a CDS encoding tautomerase family protein, encoding MPFVRIDMVEGKPETYRKTVGDVIYDALRSALNAPENDKFIVISEHSPAEMMISPDYLNIQRSPNCIVIQVTLNTGRTLEMKKAFYHAVAYGLHEKVGLRLEDVFISLVEVPKENWSFGNGEAQYA
- a CDS encoding type II toxin-antitoxin system PemK/MazF family toxin, with protein sequence MYLPKRGDICWLDFEPTKGKEIGKYRPALILSHETYNQVTGLVICMPVSSSIRGAPTEVPVNNLSAPCVVATTLIHTMDWRHRQAKFIAVAESGVFNDVLARIIPLIGGENLLA
- a CDS encoding AbrB/MazE/SpoVT family DNA-binding domain-containing protein, translated to MNMRTQATLQKWGNSIALRLSGNLKSIPQFEEGDVVDIEISEDGLQIRKADKQKVTEASLLSGLSAYNAHADELAEPTDRELDY
- a CDS encoding SDR family oxidoreductase, which produces MTSSKQNVALVTGASRGIGAAIAERLAHDGFTVIVNYSRGAAEADAVVRKIEQAGGKAISAQADVSDAAAVGRMFASAEQAFGGVDVLVNNAGIMTLSAIAETDDAAFDRLIDINLKGTFNTLREAAKHLHDGGRIINFSSTVVGLYQPTYGVYAATKAAVEALSRVLTKEMRGRQITVNTVAPGPTATDLFLNGKSDQLVETIAKTSPLERLGQPEDIASVVAFLAGPDGAWVNGQTLKANGGII
- a CDS encoding LysR family transcriptional regulator: MDKLDSMQLFTRVVELRSFTQAAQALNLKRSTVTDAIKQLESRLNIRLLQRTTRHVSATLDGEAYYQRCLRILADVEDAEMAFAGAQPKGLLRVDVHGSMARHFLLPGLADFLAQYPDIEFYMSEGDRLVDLVREGIDCVIRAGELKDSDMVARPLGTLPEITCASPDYLQRFGIPETPDDLAGHRMIGFRSSATGGLLPLIFQVQGKNREILLPTSLSVSGAESMKEAARRGMGIIQVPHYGLLEDLAQGSLVQILADFPAGSLPVSLLYPRNRQLSPRVRVFIDWMVKEFARRDPHLT
- the hpxO gene encoding FAD-dependent urate hydroxylase HpxO, producing the protein MKAIVIGGGIGGACAAIALKRFGIETAVYEAVKEIKPVGAAISIWPNGVKCLNYLGMKEALRELGGNMRFMAYKEYQQGQTMTRFSMDPLIQSVGEQPYPVARAELQSMLLETYGRDQVQFGKRVTHVEESAGSVTAWFDDGTSATGDLLIAADGTHSIIRQHVLGYATERRYAGYVNWNGLVEIDESIAPADQWTTFVGEGKRVSLMPVSGNRFYFFFDVPLPKGLPEDRTTVREDLQGYFAGWAEPVQKLISQINPETTNRVEIHDIEPFMQLVRGRIALLGDSGHSTTPDIGQGGCAAMEDAVVLANMLQTNSLGIEDALLRYQEKRAYRVKDLVLKARKRCDVTHGKEMAVTEQWYEDLKSETGERILSGMCETILGGPLE